One stretch of Maylandia zebra isolate NMK-2024a linkage group LG13, Mzebra_GT3a, whole genome shotgun sequence DNA includes these proteins:
- the LOC111500340 gene encoding cadherin-1, whose product MGSIWFVIWCILTVFQPPNLVTAEEPVCVPGFQSDQLTFSVTRNYLTRGTVLGKVGFTDCTDRTRFLFDTSDKRFVVKTDGVLMVKRAVYLHEGHHDFFIHSWDSQGLKLTIPVSVSMNAADARVPVLQFPKPGEGLRRRKRDWIIPPLSVTENKRGTYPLKVAQIRSSDDKKKKLFYSITGPGADLPPVDRFTMDRETGNMYVTQPLDREQTASYTFEAHAMVDGAGQAEYPMEIIVIVIDQNDNKPYFTVEYNANVAEATAIGTEVVKVEAKDDDEPNTDNSELRYRILNQDPPLPTDNMFEINPITGSIRITGRGLDREKYPQYTLTVQASDMAGEGLTGQTKVILTVTDGSSNAPDSSSNVEPNTARVFPAIFFTENNRGPYPIKLIEIRSDEHQKQNLHYSITGPGADQPPVALFTMNRDTGSLYVTQPVDREEVAHYKLQVHVVAESGDHQEVMSVTVKVIDQNDNKPVFSQNTFEGQVAENSAQGSEVIKVEATDSDEPDNANSDIRYRILRQDPQLPSDNMFEINSVTGAISVAGTGLDREKYPQYTLTVQAADMEGEGLSGQAQVIIKVVESQ is encoded by the exons ATGGGGAGCATTTGGTTTGTAATTTGGTGCATTTTAACAGTTTTTCAG CCTCCAAATTTAGTGACTGCTGAGGAGCCAGTATGTGTACCTGGGTTTCAGTCAGATCAGCTCACTTTCAGTGTGACGAGAAACTACCTGACAAGAGGCACAGTACTGGGCAAAG TGGGCTTCACTGACTGCACAGATCGCACAAGATTTCTGTTTGACACCTCTGACAAACGTTTTGTAGTAAAGACAGACGGTGTACTGATG gTAAAGAGAGCAGTTTATCTTCATGAAGGACACCATGACTTCTTCATCCACTCCTGGGACTCACAAGGCCTAAAACTGACCATTCCTGTCAGTGTGAGCATG AATGCAGCTGATGCTCGGGTGCCTGTTCTGCAGTTTCCCAAGCCAGGTGAAgggctgaggaggaggaagagagactGGATTATTCCTCCACTCAGTGTTACTGAGAATAAGAGAGGAACCTATCCCCTGAAAGTAGCTCAG atCCGCTCTAGTGacgataaaaaaaagaagctctttTACAGCATCACTGGTCCTGGAGCTGATCTGCCTCCTGTTGATCGTTTCACAATGGACAGAGAGACGGGCAATATGTATGTAACACAGCCACTCGACAGAGAGCAAACAGCCAGTTACACG TTTGAAGCACATGCTATGGTTGACGGAGCAGGACAAGCTGAGTATCCCATGGAGATTATAGTCATTGTGATCGACCAGAACGACAACAAACCTTATTTTACGGTGGAGTACAACGCAAATGTTGCTGAGGCCACGGCCATTG GGACTGAGGTGGTTAAGGTTGAGGCCAAAGACGACGATGAGCCAAATACTGACAACTCAGAGCTCCGCTATCGTATTCTGAACCAGGACCCACCGCTGCCCACTGACAACATGTTTGAAATCAACCCAATTACTGGAAGCATCAGAATCACTGGTAGAGGACTGGATAGAGAG AAATATCCACAGTACACTCTGACAGTACAAGCATCAGATATGGCGGGAGAAGGGTTAACTGGACAAACAAAAGTCATCCTCACGGTGACAGATGGCAGCAGTAATGctcctgacagcagcagcaacgTGGAACCAAACACTGCACGTGTTTTTCCAGCTATTTTCTTCACTGAGAACAACAGAGGACCCTATCCTATTAAGTTAATTGAA ATACGGTCTGATGAACATCAAAAGCAGAATTTACATTACAGCATCACTGGTCCAGGAGCTGATCAGCCTCCTGTTGCCCTTTTCACCATGAATAGAGACACTGGCAGTCTGTATGTCACACAGCCAGTCGACAGAGAGGAAGTAGCCCATTATAAG CTACAAGTGCATGTCGTGGCAGAAAGTGGAGATCACCAGGAGGTCATGAGTGTTACAGTTAAAGTCATCGACCAGAATGACAACAAACCTGTCTTCTCTCAAAACACCTTTGAGGGACAAGTTGCTGAAAACTCAGCACAAG GTTCTGAAGTGATTAAGGTCGAGGCTACAGATTCTGATGAACCAGATAATGCCAACTCAGATATCCGTTACCGTATTCTGAGGCAGGACCCGCAGCTGCCCAGTGACAACATGTTTGAAATCAACTCAGTTACTGGAGCCATCAGTGTTGCTGGCACTGGACTAGACAGAGAG AAATATCCACAGTACACTCTGACAGTACAGGCAGCAGA